A stretch of DNA from Paenibacillus albus:
TTGATGCTTCTCTTCGACGACATCGGAGACCATTGCTTGACTGGCCGGCCAGTAGATTGCGCCGAAGAAGCTTGCTATCGTGAAGCCGATAAAGCCAAGAGACGGCATCGATAAGAGCGGTGATGCTGCGAGAGAGAAGAGACCGTAGCCGAAAGCTTGTCCATAAGCGGCGAGTACCATCATGCGCTTGCGGCCGAATCGATCCGCGCAGTAGCCGCCAAGCAGGTTGGCGAAGACGCTCATCAGCTGCGAGATCACAAGCAGAATGCCCGTCCAGCCTTTGCCGAATTGGTTGGAGAAATAGATCGACAAGAACGGGAAGAAGGTCCAGAAGATGATGTTGAATGCCGCTTCACCGCCGAGGCGGATTTTTAAGTTTAAATCCCAATCTTTGATTTTCATAAATGCCCTATCTTTCTGGTTGTGGATGCTTTAAAGTGCTGTACCATCATACTACCTTTGCGTTAGAGGAGACAAGGCGGGCAGAAGCGTATCATTTTGGAAAATGAATGGGCGATTCGTGCTTTCTCCAAATCCGCTCTGTTATAATGGAATGAATGAGCAACTTACATAAGAACTGATGCGAGAGGTGTCCATGTCTAGCGATACGTCTTATACGACCGAAGAAATAGCGAGGCTGCTAAAAATATCAAAGCTTACCGTGTACGATCTCATTAAGAAAGGCGAGCTGCCCTCATACCGGGTCGGCAAACAGATCCGTGTCGATGCGTCGGATATTGAAGCCTATAAGCAGCGTGCCAAAGGCATTGCTGCGCCGGGGCAGCAACAGCAGCAAGAACGAGAGCGGGCAATTGCAGCTCCATTCATGCAGTCTCCACTTGCCGCACCGCTCGAGAGGCCGCTCGTCATAACCGGCCACGATGTCAGCCTCGACATCCTGAGCAAGCATATCGAGAAGCAGCTGCCAGGCATGCGGCCGCTGCGCTCGTTCGTCGGCAGCATGGACAGTCTAATCTCCATGTACAAGGGCGAGTCGGATATCGTGAGCACCCATCTGCTTGATGGAGATACGAATACGTACAATTTGCCGTATATTCGGCGGCTATTGGTCGGTCTGCCGCTCGTCGTTGTCCATCTGCTGACGCGTTCCGCCGGCTTCTATGTGCGGCAGGGAAACCCGAAGCAGCTGCACGGTTGGGACGATCTGCGCCAGCCGGGGCTGAAGCTCGTGAACCGCGAGCAAGGATCAGGCGCGCGCGTGCTGCTCGACGAGCAGCTGCGGCTGCACAACATCGCTGCGCAAAGCCTGCAGGGTTACGCCGATGTGGAGCACAGCCATCTCGCCGTCGCAGGCAGAATTGCTGCTAATGCAGCCGATGTCGGCATCGGCATTCAGAAGGCTGCGAACATCGTTGGAGGCATCGACTTCATTCCGCTGATCGCAGAGCGTTACGATCTGGTCATGCTGAAGCGGCCGGACAATATGCAGTGGATCGAGACGGTGCTGCATACGATCCAGTCGGATGCCTTCAAGAACGAGCTGCGTTCGATTCAAGGCTATGACCTGTCCGAGACAGGCCGTGTGCTGCTGGATACATAATCCCTTATAACCAAAGAATGCCCTTCGCAAGCTGCGGTCAATTCCCGCGGCGCGAAGGGCATTCTCTATTATTTCGTATGCTTGTGCTATTCTTTGGTTATCCGATTCACCGCGAGGAGCATGATAAACGACAGCAGCATCATAGAACCGGCCCAAGCCCAAGCGAGCTTCATGCTTCCGCCGTCCATCGCGACATAGATCGCAGTCGGAATCGTCTGCGTCCGGCCGGGGATGTTGCCCGCAATCATCAGTGTGGCGCCGAATTCGCCGAGCCCCCTGGCAAAACCGAGAATGTAGCCGGTTGTGACCGAGCGGAAGGCGAGCGGGAACGTAATGTACCGGAACACCTGCCACTCCGAAGCGCCGTACACTCTTGCCGAATTTTCCAGTGCGGGGTCTATTCCCTCGAAGCCGGCTTTCATTGTACGATAAGCAAGCGGGAAGGCGACCACGACTGCTGCAATAACAGCAGACTCCCATGTGAAAATAATCGGTCCGCCGAACAGCGTCTCATACAGCTGTCCGAGCCAGCTTCTGCGCCCGAGCGCAACGAGCAGCAGGAAGCCGATGACCGTCGGAGGCAGCACGAGCGGGAGCATGAAGAGCGCATCGAGCACACTCCGGCCGAAGAAGCGGGCTTTCGCCATCCGCCATGCGATGATGGAGGCGAGCAGCAGCATGACGATGCTAGCAATGAGCGAGATTTGAATCGATAGCTTGATCGGTTCAAGGAATGTAGGCCAATCCATAAATGATCATCCTAAGAAATAAATTATGACAGTTTAAAATTTACAGTTTAAAGCCGTACTTCACGAATACCTTGTCCGAAGCGCTGGATTGCAAGTAGTTGTAGAAGTCTGCAGCTTCCTTGGAGTGTTTCGTTTCAGAGACGATGCCTGCCGGATACACGATTGGCTTATGCACGCCAGGAATAACCTTAAGCGCAATCTTTACTTTCTTCGACGTAAGTGCGTCCGTCTTATAGACGAAGCCTGCATCTACGTTGCCTGTCTCCACATACGTAAGCACTTGGCGAACGTCTTTTGCGTAGATCAGCTTCGATTGCAGCGAATCCCATACTTTGCGAGTCGTCAATGTATCTTTCGCGTATTGACCTGCAGGTACGGATTCTGGCTGGCCGATGGCAATGTTCTTCACATCTTTGTCAGTCAGCTGTTTAACAGTCGTGAACGTTTTCTTGGAATTCGTCGGTACGACCATAACAAGCTCATTATACAGCAAAGTCGTGCTGCGGCTAATCAATTTCTCTTTCACAAGCGCGTCCATTTGCTTCTGGCCTGCCGAGATGAACAGGTCCGCCGGAGCGCCTTGCTCGATCTGTTTCTGCAAAGTGCCGGACGCCGCAAGATTGAATACAAGATCGATCGTCGGATGGCTTGCTTCATAGCTTTTCTCGATTTCTGCAAGACTATCTTTAAGGCTTGCCGCTGCGGATACGAGCAGCTCTGTTTTCTTCGGTGCGGCAAAAGCCGGCTGTGCCACCGTTAGCGCAAGCAATGCAGCTGGTAGAGCAGCACGCAGCATGATGGAAGAGGTGCGTTTCAATTTCATGATTAATCTTCACTCCATTCAATCTAGTAATTATGTAATGTATCGTAACATAGACCACTAGCATTTTGAATGGTTTATTTTATAAGTAATATGGTTTCGTTATAATTAGTGATATTTAGTATGGTAAAAGAGGTGCTTCCGAGTGCATTTACGCAAAACAAAGCTATATCTGACGCTTGCGATCGGCATGTTTATGCTCGCAACGCTTACCATAACGGTAGATCAGCTGCTCGTCTTCAAGAAGGCGGTCGCTGTTGCTTCGCCTAGCTCTGCCGATGAAGTGAAAATACCGGTGCTTTGCTACCATTCGATAACGGATGCGAAGAAAGGCGAATACATCGTCAGCACGAATGAGCTCGAGGCTCAGATGAAATCACTGCACGAGCATGGCTACCGCAGCATCAGCTTAGAGCAGTTCGGCGAGCTTATGAAGGGCAAGCTGAAGAATGACGGCAAGATGGTGCTTATCACGTTCGACGATGGCTATCGCGACAACTATACGAATGCTTATCCGATTTTGAGCAAGTATGGGTTTACAGCTACGGAGTTCCTCGTTACAAGCTGGGTTGGCGGAGGCAGTTACATGACCTGGAGTGAAGCGGGGGAGTTGTACCGAGCCGGTTGGGACATGATGTCGCATACACGGACTCATCCTTATTTGCCGCTGCATAAGGCGAAGGGACAGCGCGAAGAGATCGCCGGTTCTAAGCAGGACCTCGAGAAGCATCTGCCGGTGCCCGCGAATGTCATTGCTTATCCGTACGGACTGCGAAGTGCAGAGACAGTAAATATTGTGGCTGAAAGCGGCTATACGTATGCATTCACGTTCGACGACGGCATGACGACTTCGTCGCAGAATCCTTACTTGCTGAAGCGTCTCTTCATTAAAGGCGAGATGGATCTGCAAGGATTTGAGCGGAAAATGGAGTATTAGAGGCGAGCGAGCGGCAGCAAATGGCTGATTTTCGAGCTGAGAGTGCGAAATATACTCTCTCAGCTCTCCCCGATCTCTTTACCATCAAAGAATTGACCTTCCTGCAGCTTGTTCACGAACTGCTGCAGCCACTCGTAATAGCGGACTGCATGCCGGAGCTTATGCAAGTCCTGCAGGCATAGCTTCCGCTCCTCATCGCTTGTCTCAAGCGCAAGAATCGTCTCCGACAACGGCTCGATGACCGGCTGAATCGCGGTCTTCATCACATCAATCTCCCGCTGCAGCTTCGAGGCGAAGAACAGCTGGAATGCTTTGAAGAAATCGGTCTCCGCCATGTAGAGGTCTTTGCGGTCGGCTTTCTCGTTTAGCTTAGACACCATCTTGGAATCCATCAAAGAGCGGACAGCATAG
This window harbors:
- a CDS encoding helix-turn-helix transcriptional regulator codes for the protein MSSDTSYTTEEIARLLKISKLTVYDLIKKGELPSYRVGKQIRVDASDIEAYKQRAKGIAAPGQQQQQERERAIAAPFMQSPLAAPLERPLVITGHDVSLDILSKHIEKQLPGMRPLRSFVGSMDSLISMYKGESDIVSTHLLDGDTNTYNLPYIRRLLVGLPLVVVHLLTRSAGFYVRQGNPKQLHGWDDLRQPGLKLVNREQGSGARVLLDEQLRLHNIAAQSLQGYADVEHSHLAVAGRIAANAADVGIGIQKAANIVGGIDFIPLIAERYDLVMLKRPDNMQWIETVLHTIQSDAFKNELRSIQGYDLSETGRVLLDT
- a CDS encoding GbsR/MarR family transcriptional regulator, which codes for MKKTTSGKMKEPSSKREELRAQVIDAIAQTMDLYGVNYSFGQLYGILFFEDRPMTLDEMQGSMNMSKSNMSYAVRSLMDSKMVSKLNEKADRKDLYMAETDFFKAFQLFFASKLQREIDVMKTAIQPVIEPLSETILALETSDEERKLCLQDLHKLRHAVRYYEWLQQFVNKLQEGQFFDGKEIGES
- a CDS encoding polysaccharide deacetylase family protein is translated as MHLRKTKLYLTLAIGMFMLATLTITVDQLLVFKKAVAVASPSSADEVKIPVLCYHSITDAKKGEYIVSTNELEAQMKSLHEHGYRSISLEQFGELMKGKLKNDGKMVLITFDDGYRDNYTNAYPILSKYGFTATEFLVTSWVGGGSYMTWSEAGELYRAGWDMMSHTRTHPYLPLHKAKGQREEIAGSKQDLEKHLPVPANVIAYPYGLRSAETVNIVAESGYTYAFTFDDGMTTSSQNPYLLKRLFIKGEMDLQGFERKMEY
- the modB gene encoding molybdate ABC transporter permease subunit, with the protein product MDWPTFLEPIKLSIQISLIASIVMLLLASIIAWRMAKARFFGRSVLDALFMLPLVLPPTVIGFLLLVALGRRSWLGQLYETLFGGPIIFTWESAVIAAVVVAFPLAYRTMKAGFEGIDPALENSARVYGASEWQVFRYITFPLAFRSVTTGYILGFARGLGEFGATLMIAGNIPGRTQTIPTAIYVAMDGGSMKLAWAWAGSMMLLSFIMLLAVNRITKE
- the modA gene encoding molybdate ABC transporter substrate-binding protein translates to MKLKRTSSIMLRAALPAALLALTVAQPAFAAPKKTELLVSAAASLKDSLAEIEKSYEASHPTIDLVFNLAASGTLQKQIEQGAPADLFISAGQKQMDALVKEKLISRSTTLLYNELVMVVPTNSKKTFTTVKQLTDKDVKNIAIGQPESVPAGQYAKDTLTTRKVWDSLQSKLIYAKDVRQVLTYVETGNVDAGFVYKTDALTSKKVKIALKVIPGVHKPIVYPAGIVSETKHSKEAADFYNYLQSSASDKVFVKYGFKL